The proteins below are encoded in one region of Anoplopoma fimbria isolate UVic2021 breed Golden Eagle Sablefish chromosome 19, Afim_UVic_2022, whole genome shotgun sequence:
- the aagab gene encoding alpha- and gamma-adaptin-binding protein p34 isoform X1 → MSSTEEDTEMPVPCVLITSCDGGFKEEELIKQILSSKTLPEPIKREEAVAWYPWTINNKYYTADVRLCVVPSTFQMSSEIAQSMQAFIAYFDSTVKDGLEKLLPWISVVEDLAPEVLILVCERVSENGVTRHEAQQWCLAHAFELVELSPQELPDEDDDFPESTGVKRIVQALNANVWSSMEMKDGHNQGFGLMSSLVAARHNNPHSCPDPQSSSLPEEGSRVSEEDNHTESSAPTNTQGDTVVDAMTDLDIQELANLTAGDADVDNFERLFTKLKEMKDFQDKASSLPHEQRKVHAEKVAKAFWTAIGGDDDEIDGLSSGEDS, encoded by the exons ATGTCAAGCACAGAAGAAGACACGGAGATGCCTGTTCCATGTGTGCTCATCACGAGCTGTGACGGAGGTTTCAAAGAAGAAGAGCTGATAAAAC AGATCCTCAGTTCGAAGACTTTGCCCGAGCCCATCAAACGAGAAGAAGCAGTAGCCTGGTATCCATGGACCATCAACAACAAATATTACACAGCGGACGTCAGGCTATGCGTTGTGCCAAGCACTTTTCAGATGTCATCGGAGATTGCTCAGTCCATGCAGGCTTTCATCGCTTATTTTGACAGCACGGTG AAGGATGGTCTGGAAAAGCTACTTCCTTGGATATCAGTGGTGGAAGATCTCGCTCCAGAGGTGCTCATTCTGGTGTGTGAAAGAGTCTCTGAAAATG GGGTCACCAGACATGAAGCACAACAGTGGTGTTTGGCTCATGCCTTTGAGCTGGTGGAGCTCAGTCCACAGGAGTTGCCAGATGAGGATG ATGACTTTCCAGAATCCACAGGAGTAAAGAGAATTGTTCAGGCTCTCAATGCCAACGTGTGGTCCAGTATGGAAATGAAGGATG GGCACAATCAGGGCTTTGGTCTGATGAGCAGTTTGGTTGCCGCCAGACACAACAACCCTCACAGCTGTCCAGATCCACAG TCTTCCAGCTTGCCAGAAGAGGGCTCACGTGTTAGCGAGGAGGATAACCATACAGAAAGTAGtgcaccaacaaacacacagggagaCACAGTTGTTG ATGCAATGACTGATTTGGACATTCAGGAACTCGCTAATCTCACTGCTGGAGATGCAGACGTGGATAACTTTGAACGTCTCTTTACCAAATTAAAAGAGATGAAA GATTTTCAAGACAAAGCTTCTTCATTACCTCATGAGCAAAGAAAGGTTCATGCAGAGAAG GTAGCAAAAGCGTTTTGGACAGCCATTGGTGGTGACGATGATGAGATAGACGGGTTATCATCGGGAGAGGACAGCTAA
- the aagab gene encoding alpha- and gamma-adaptin-binding protein p34 isoform X2 — MSSTEEDTEMPVPCVLITSCDGGFKEEELIKQILSSKTLPEPIKREEAVAWYPWTINNKYYTADVRLCVVPSTFQMSSEIAQSMQAFIAYFDSTVKDGLEKLLPWISVVEDLAPEVLILVCERVSENGVTRHEAQQWCLAHAFELVELSPQELPDEDDDFPESTGVKRIVQALNANVWSSMEMKDGHNQGFGLMSSLVAARHNNPHSCPDPQSSSLPEEGSRVSEEDNHTESSAPTNTQGDTVVDAMTDLDIQELANLTAGDADVDNFERLFTKLKEMKDKASSLPHEQRKVHAEKVAKAFWTAIGGDDDEIDGLSSGEDS, encoded by the exons ATGTCAAGCACAGAAGAAGACACGGAGATGCCTGTTCCATGTGTGCTCATCACGAGCTGTGACGGAGGTTTCAAAGAAGAAGAGCTGATAAAAC AGATCCTCAGTTCGAAGACTTTGCCCGAGCCCATCAAACGAGAAGAAGCAGTAGCCTGGTATCCATGGACCATCAACAACAAATATTACACAGCGGACGTCAGGCTATGCGTTGTGCCAAGCACTTTTCAGATGTCATCGGAGATTGCTCAGTCCATGCAGGCTTTCATCGCTTATTTTGACAGCACGGTG AAGGATGGTCTGGAAAAGCTACTTCCTTGGATATCAGTGGTGGAAGATCTCGCTCCAGAGGTGCTCATTCTGGTGTGTGAAAGAGTCTCTGAAAATG GGGTCACCAGACATGAAGCACAACAGTGGTGTTTGGCTCATGCCTTTGAGCTGGTGGAGCTCAGTCCACAGGAGTTGCCAGATGAGGATG ATGACTTTCCAGAATCCACAGGAGTAAAGAGAATTGTTCAGGCTCTCAATGCCAACGTGTGGTCCAGTATGGAAATGAAGGATG GGCACAATCAGGGCTTTGGTCTGATGAGCAGTTTGGTTGCCGCCAGACACAACAACCCTCACAGCTGTCCAGATCCACAG TCTTCCAGCTTGCCAGAAGAGGGCTCACGTGTTAGCGAGGAGGATAACCATACAGAAAGTAGtgcaccaacaaacacacagggagaCACAGTTGTTG ATGCAATGACTGATTTGGACATTCAGGAACTCGCTAATCTCACTGCTGGAGATGCAGACGTGGATAACTTTGAACGTCTCTTTACCAAATTAAAAGAGATGAAAG ACAAAGCTTCTTCATTACCTCATGAGCAAAGAAAGGTTCATGCAGAGAAG GTAGCAAAAGCGTTTTGGACAGCCATTGGTGGTGACGATGATGAGATAGACGGGTTATCATCGGGAGAGGACAGCTAA
- the smad3b gene encoding mothers against decapentaplegic homolog 3b, whose amino-acid sequence MSILPFTPPIVKRLLGWKKGEQNGQEEKWCEKAVKSLVKKLKKTGQLDELEKAITTQSANTKCITIPRSLDGRLQVSHRKGLPHVIYCRLWRWPDLQSHHELRAVDHCEFAFHTKKDEVCVNPYHYQRVETPILPPVLVPRHTDIPAEFPPLDDYSPSIPENTNFPAGIEPQSNYIPETPPPGYLSEDGETNDHQLNHSMDTSSPSVSPNPVSPANSNLDLQPVTYCESAFWCSISYYELNQRVGETFHASQPSLTVDGFTDPSNSERFCLGLLSNVNRNSAVELTRRHIGRGVRLYYIGGEVFAECLSDSAIFVQSPNCNQRYGWHPATVCKIPPGCNLKIFNNQEFAALLAQSVNQGFEAVYQLTRMCTIRMSFVKGWGAEYRRQTVTSTPCWIELHLNGPLQWLDKVLTQMGSPSIHCSSVS is encoded by the exons ATGTCCATCCTGCCGTTCACTCCTCCCATCGTGAAGAGGCTGCTCGGCTGGAAGAAGGGAGAGCAGAACGGCCAGGAGGAGAAATGGTGCGAGAAGGCTGTCAAAAGTCTGGTGAAGAAGTTGAAAAAGACTGGACAGCTGGACGAGCTGGAGAAGGCCATCACAACACAGAGTGCCAACACCAAATGCATCACCATACCCAG ATCTTTAGATGGGCGTCTGCAGGTCTCCCACAGAAAAGGTCTTCCTCATGTCATCTACTGTCGCTTGTGGCGCTGGCCAGACCTGCAGTCCCACCATGAGCTGAGGGCCGTCGACCACTGTGAATTCGCCTTTCACACCAAGAAGGATGAAGTCTGCGTCAACCCCTACCACTACCAGAGGGTGGAGACGCCCA TTCTGCCTCCTGTCCTGGTACCACGACATACAGATATCCCTGCAGAGTTTCCACCGTTAGATGACTACAGTCCATCCATCCCTGAGAACACCAACTTCCCCGCTGGCATTGAGCCCCAGAGTAACTATATTCCTG AAACTCCCCCACCAGGGTATCTGAGTGAGGATGGTGAGACAAATGACCACCAGCTCAACCACAGCATGGACACAA GTTCACCCAGCGTGTCACCCAATCCTGTGTCACCCGCAAACAGTAATCTTG ACTTACAACCCGTGACATACTGCGAATCTGCCTTCTGGTGCTCGATCTCCTACTATGAGCTGAACCAGCGTGTAGGAGAGACCTTCCATGCCTCCCAGCCCTCCCTCACTGTGGATGGATTCACAGACCCATCCAACTCTGAACGCTTCTGTTTGGGCTTGCTGTCCAACGTCAACCGCAACTCGGCAGTAGAGCTCACACGCAGACACATAG GACGGGGCGTGAGGTTGTACTACATTGGAGGAGAGGTGTTCGCAGAGTGCCTCAGTGACAGCGCCATCTTTGTCCAGAGTCCTAACTGCAACCAGCGCTATGGCTGGCATCCTGCCACTGTCTGCAAAATACCTCCAG GCTGCAACCTGAAGATCTTCAACAACCAGGAGTTTGCTGCTCTTCTTGCCCAGTCAGTCAACCAGGGCTTTGAGGCCGTCTACCAGCTCACCAGAATGTGCACCATTCGCATGAGCTTTGTCAAGGGTTGGGGAGCAGAGTACAg ACGTCAGACAGTGACCAGCACCCCCTGCTGGATAGAACTGCATCTCAATGGCCCTTTGCAGTGGCTGGACAAGGTTCTCACACAGATGGGCTCTCCCAGCATCCACTGCTCCAGTGTGTCCTAG